Proteins encoded together in one Telopea speciosissima isolate NSW1024214 ecotype Mountain lineage chromosome 4, Tspe_v1, whole genome shotgun sequence window:
- the LOC122659161 gene encoding uncharacterized protein LOC122659161, which produces MSKEILLNSSDNYLGVLGILREALQIFPRNGKIMASIALFSLVSNCLLFLGSHVLIEPFLLDLVTAMKKDVGVLLLNELIIGVAMWVVFLFSMIATVYASAVIYSSEKMTLKELLTHIGRTWRGPAITWFYISLMSLGCTFLVLIMFGLLTVVYNVMNNFALTTPALLVVLLVIAINLYFGMVWMVGLVVSVLEDACYGMEALRKAGKLMVGRKLQGYVVTLVLGLVFISISGFLGYATSHTKFSAMGILALNFMSTNIICLWKIYGAMVYTVLYFECKKIHGEEMKVELGSGHRMFSTVVPRFTASMV; this is translated from the coding sequence ATGTCTAAAGAGATTCTCTTGAACTCCTCTGATAATTATTTGGGTGTTTTGGGGATTCTTAGAGAAGCCCTACAAATCTTCCCAAGAAATGGAAAGATCATGGCTTCAATTGCTCTGTTCTCCCTCGTATCTAATTGTCTTCTCTTCTTAGGTTCCCATGTCTTGATCGAACCATTCCTCCTTGATTTGGTGACTGCAATGAAGAAAGATGTGGGAGTCCTTCTGCTCAATGAATTGATCATTGGAGTAGCCATGTGggttgtctttcttttctccatgaTTGCAACAGTCTACGCTTCCGCCGTGATTTACTCCAGTGAGAAAATGACTCTTAAAGAGCTTTTAACACACATCGGAAGAACTTGGCGTGGACCGGCGATCACTTGGTTCTATATTTCTCTCATGAGTTTAGGTTGTACTTTTCTTGTTCTAATTATGTTTGGTTTACTTACAGTGGTATACAATGTTATGAACAATTTCGCCTTGACCACACCAGCTCTCTTGGTTGTTCTTTTGGTTATCGCCATAAACCTCTACTTCGGTATGGTTTGGATGGTTGGCCTTGTGGTCTCTGTTTTAGAAGATGCTTGTTATGGAATGGAAGCACTTCGGAAAGCTGGAAAGCTTATGGTGGGGAGAAAGCTTCAAGGATATGTAGTCACCCTTGTTTTGGGTCTAGTATTCATTTCGATTTCTGGTTTTCTTGGATATGCAACCAGCCATACTAAATTTTCGGCGATGGGGATACTAGCTCTGAATTTCATGTCGACAAATATCATCTGCTTGTGGAAAATCTATGGTGCAATGGTGTATACAGTTCTATATTTCGAATGTAAGAAGATCCATGGAGAAGAGATGAAAGTGGAGTTAGGTTCAGGCCATAGAATGTTCTCTACTGTTGTTCCCCGTTTTACTGCATCTATGGTATGA